From the Senegalimassilia faecalis genome, one window contains:
- the recJ gene encoding single-stranded-DNA-specific exonuclease RecJ, with amino-acid sequence MSARFNIKAADPEAVACLQRELHMPHFIAATLVSRGIDTPEAANRFLSPSLDRDWRDPYTIPGLADVADALEAAIRRGDHILVFGDFDLDGISATTVMTRGLRALGATVTPFIPRRFEEGYAITPAAIERLSQVNPDFLVTVDCGIACKEEVRLLEQRGIQVAITDHHEPSDLVPEGVPVADPKCDAACPSAILAGVGVALKMVQALGGRFGKPHLWRQFTDFATLGTIADLMPMRDENRALVADGLRHINETPRPCIAALLETSGATAKQVTATNLSFSIIPRLNAAGRMGDAQLALDLLLTDSFDEANQLAQRLESVNDQRRAIEAELSEIAKAQAAETYKGQRALVVAGEGWHEGVKGIVASRLVNTYGVPTLLFTIDGDEARGSGRSVGQVNLFKAVESCSDLLLRFGGHEAAVGVTLPTAKLPEFERRLCEYMDALPEGAFHPLITIDACVNLDELTLRNVAQLDALAPFGQEHSVPVYLARDVTLLHCRAVGAERNHFSCSLSNGRTTVAGIMFHCNDIKALMTTDSVVNAAFEVQIDEWKNRRSVKAMLKSLSPARTCAALEACLNPENLSFVSDLYATRDEELCADAPHDPEAIEEYENELEVNRVKWEAMARQDPEQLTEHIVRAIIGDGQLHQAQRDILDNLAAGRSVLGVMVTGRGKSLTFQVHATLRALAAHEASLFVYPLRALIADQAFHLREALARFGITVVTLTGESTVDERRRAFAGLADGSVDIALTTPEFLAWHADSFAYTGRVKFVVVDEAHHVGLARAGQRDAYATIGTAVRRLGNPTVLALTATADDECAAAVRRELPIDVCVFDSADRPNLRLDDRRNVPSRDNYLANLVATGEKTVVFVNSREQSVAVARALRKHAPQVAPLIGFYNAGLSRSERKRIEQLFRTDALLVLIATSAFGEGVDIPNIRHVVLYHMPFNEIEFNQMSGRAGRDGKPACVHLLFSRNDCALNERILADMTPCHDSLAQVYRKLRDMQRASDTLFFTTSDAELAKNVSTDIFPVNTSSVTCAVAVFRELGLIEAHAMFGPDGLVRSIHVKDTQSKVQLTDSVRYREGLDEREIFHTFRDWVMRSNAADLQRRVSHPILPSDAQAKGAQHDEAE; translated from the coding sequence ATGTCTGCCAGATTCAACATCAAGGCAGCGGACCCCGAGGCTGTTGCCTGCCTGCAACGCGAGCTGCACATGCCGCACTTCATTGCGGCCACGCTCGTGTCGCGCGGCATCGACACCCCGGAAGCTGCGAACCGTTTCTTATCGCCGTCGCTTGACCGCGACTGGCGCGACCCCTATACCATTCCCGGCTTGGCGGACGTTGCCGATGCCCTTGAGGCCGCCATCCGTCGCGGCGACCACATCCTGGTGTTCGGCGACTTCGACCTTGACGGCATCTCGGCCACTACGGTCATGACGCGCGGCTTGCGTGCGCTTGGCGCCACCGTCACGCCGTTCATTCCGCGCCGCTTCGAGGAAGGTTACGCCATCACGCCGGCGGCCATCGAACGCCTGTCCCAGGTCAACCCCGATTTCCTGGTAACGGTTGACTGCGGCATCGCCTGCAAGGAAGAGGTGCGTCTGCTTGAGCAGCGCGGCATCCAGGTTGCCATCACCGATCACCACGAGCCGTCCGACCTGGTGCCCGAAGGCGTGCCGGTGGCCGACCCGAAGTGCGACGCCGCCTGCCCTAGCGCCATTCTGGCCGGCGTGGGCGTGGCGCTGAAAATGGTGCAGGCGCTGGGCGGCCGCTTCGGCAAGCCGCACCTGTGGCGCCAGTTCACCGACTTCGCAACGCTCGGCACCATCGCCGACCTTATGCCCATGCGCGACGAGAACCGCGCGCTGGTGGCCGACGGTCTGCGCCATATCAACGAGACGCCGCGCCCGTGCATCGCCGCGTTGCTTGAAACGTCGGGCGCCACGGCCAAGCAGGTCACTGCCACGAACTTAAGCTTCTCCATCATCCCGCGCCTGAACGCCGCCGGCCGCATGGGCGACGCGCAACTGGCGCTTGACCTGCTGCTCACCGACAGCTTCGACGAGGCCAACCAGCTGGCGCAACGCCTGGAAAGCGTCAACGACCAGCGTCGCGCCATCGAGGCCGAGCTGTCCGAGATCGCCAAGGCGCAGGCAGCCGAAACTTACAAGGGCCAGCGTGCGCTGGTGGTGGCCGGCGAAGGCTGGCACGAAGGCGTGAAGGGCATTGTGGCAAGCCGCCTGGTCAACACGTACGGCGTGCCCACGCTGCTGTTCACCATCGACGGCGACGAAGCGCGCGGTTCAGGGCGAAGCGTTGGCCAGGTCAACTTGTTCAAGGCGGTGGAAAGCTGCTCTGACCTGCTGCTTCGCTTCGGCGGCCACGAGGCGGCCGTCGGCGTGACGCTGCCCACTGCAAAGCTGCCGGAATTCGAGCGCCGCCTGTGCGAATACATGGACGCGCTGCCCGAGGGGGCGTTTCATCCGCTTATCACCATCGACGCGTGCGTGAACCTTGACGAGCTGACGCTGCGCAACGTGGCGCAACTTGATGCGCTGGCGCCGTTCGGGCAGGAGCACTCCGTGCCCGTGTACCTGGCGCGCGATGTCACGCTGCTGCACTGCCGCGCCGTGGGCGCCGAGCGCAACCACTTCTCGTGCTCGCTTTCCAACGGCCGCACCACGGTGGCGGGCATCATGTTCCACTGCAACGACATCAAGGCGCTTATGACCACGGACAGCGTGGTCAACGCGGCGTTCGAGGTGCAGATTGACGAATGGAAGAACCGCCGCAGCGTGAAGGCCATGCTGAAATCGCTGTCGCCGGCGCGCACGTGCGCCGCGCTTGAGGCGTGCCTGAACCCGGAAAACCTCAGCTTCGTGTCCGACCTGTATGCCACGCGCGACGAGGAGTTGTGCGCCGACGCGCCGCACGACCCCGAGGCCATCGAGGAATACGAGAACGAGCTTGAAGTCAACCGCGTGAAGTGGGAGGCCATGGCGCGGCAGGATCCCGAGCAGCTGACGGAGCACATCGTGCGCGCCATCATCGGCGACGGGCAGCTGCACCAGGCGCAGCGCGACATCCTGGACAACCTGGCGGCCGGCCGCTCGGTGCTGGGCGTCATGGTCACGGGGCGTGGCAAGTCGCTGACGTTCCAGGTACACGCCACGCTGCGCGCGCTGGCGGCCCACGAGGCCAGCCTGTTCGTGTATCCGCTGCGCGCGCTCATTGCTGACCAGGCGTTTCACCTGCGCGAGGCGCTGGCGCGCTTCGGCATCACCGTGGTTACGCTTACGGGCGAATCCACGGTGGACGAGCGCAGGCGGGCATTCGCGGGCCTGGCCGACGGCAGCGTCGATATCGCGCTGACCACGCCGGAGTTCCTTGCGTGGCACGCCGATTCGTTCGCTTATACCGGGCGCGTGAAGTTCGTGGTGGTTGATGAGGCGCATCACGTGGGCCTGGCGCGCGCCGGTCAGCGCGACGCGTACGCCACCATCGGCACCGCCGTGCGCCGCCTGGGCAACCCCACGGTGCTGGCGCTTACCGCCACGGCCGATGACGAGTGCGCCGCTGCCGTGCGCCGCGAGCTGCCCATCGACGTGTGCGTGTTCGATTCCGCCGACCGTCCGAACTTGCGCCTGGATGACCGCCGCAACGTGCCCAGCCGCGACAACTATCTGGCAAACCTGGTAGCCACGGGCGAGAAAACGGTGGTGTTCGTGAACTCGCGCGAGCAGTCCGTGGCCGTTGCACGCGCGCTGCGCAAGCACGCGCCGCAGGTGGCGCCGCTTATCGGCTTCTACAACGCCGGCCTGTCGCGTTCGGAGCGCAAGCGCATCGAGCAGCTGTTCCGCACCGATGCGCTGCTGGTGCTCATTGCCACCAGCGCGTTCGGCGAAGGCGTTGACATCCCGAACATCCGCCACGTGGTGCTGTACCACATGCCGTTCAACGAAATCGAGTTCAACCAGATGTCGGGCCGCGCCGGCCGCGACGGCAAGCCCGCGTGCGTGCACCTGCTGTTCAGCCGCAACGACTGCGCGCTCAACGAGCGCATCTTAGCCGATATGACGCCATGTCACGACAGCCTAGCGCAGGTGTACCGCAAGCTGCGCGACATGCAGCGCGCCAGCGACACGCTGTTCTTCACCACCAGCGATGCCGAGCTGGCCAAAAACGTGTCCACCGACATATTCCCCGTGAACACCTCGTCGGTCACGTGCGCCGTTGCGGTGTTCCGCGAGCTGGGGCTTATCGAGGCGCACGCCATGTTCGGGCCCGACGGCCTGGTGCGTTCCATCCACGTGAAGGACACGCAATCGAAGGTGCAGCTCACCGACAGCGTGCGCTACCGCGAGGGCCTTGACGAGCGCGAGATCTTTCACACGTTCCGCGATTGGGTCATGCGCAGCAACGCCGCCGACCTGCAGCGCCGCGTGTCGCATCCTATCCTTCCCAGCGATGCTCAAGCAAAGGGGGCTCAGCATGACGAAGCAGAATAA
- a CDS encoding diphosphate--fructose-6-phosphate 1-phosphotransferase — translation MANCLVAQSGGPTAVINASLAGVIRANQLNPLYDHVFGGLHGIEGTLEGNLCDLTYLSGRDIEVLKQTPSSALGTCRYKFSEEADFQRLINVMDANNIDTMFYIGGNGSMSTVSTMATWAAEHGVSKRFIGIPKTVDNDLGIMDHCPGFASAAKVACEITHATRMDYDAYTRPEVFVLETMGRDAGWLAASTFMTGDVDLLVLPEVDFRRSIFLEQVRAKMEQQGSCYVVISEGARWYDGTYLSANGKAADGLGHAMLGGTAGRLKSMIVEAGIAPRCVVQDLSRVARSSNFAMSLVDFEEAYDLGVCAHMRSFDPTFTGKVVGILRGATEDGGYNAEFFACDAAQVANYVKRFPTEWILPNYQGITQEAMDYFRPLIQGEPKLICENGIPVTLKPFNRR, via the coding sequence ATGGCCAACTGCCTTGTCGCCCAATCCGGCGGACCCACCGCCGTCATCAACGCCAGCTTGGCTGGCGTCATCCGCGCCAACCAGCTCAACCCGCTGTACGACCACGTCTTCGGCGGCCTGCACGGCATCGAAGGCACGCTCGAAGGCAACCTGTGCGACCTGACGTACCTGTCGGGCCGCGACATTGAGGTGCTGAAGCAAACGCCCTCAAGCGCGCTGGGCACGTGCCGCTACAAATTCTCCGAAGAGGCCGACTTCCAACGCCTCATCAACGTGATGGACGCCAACAACATCGACACCATGTTCTACATCGGCGGCAACGGTTCCATGTCCACCGTGTCCACCATGGCAACATGGGCGGCCGAGCACGGCGTAAGCAAGCGCTTCATCGGCATCCCGAAAACGGTGGACAACGACCTGGGCATCATGGACCACTGCCCCGGGTTCGCCAGCGCGGCGAAGGTGGCGTGCGAGATCACCCACGCCACGCGCATGGACTACGACGCCTACACGCGCCCCGAGGTGTTCGTGCTTGAAACCATGGGCCGCGACGCAGGCTGGCTTGCGGCCAGCACGTTCATGACCGGCGACGTTGACCTGCTGGTGCTGCCCGAAGTGGATTTCCGCCGCAGCATTTTCCTGGAACAGGTGCGCGCAAAGATGGAGCAGCAAGGCAGCTGCTACGTGGTCATTTCCGAAGGCGCGCGCTGGTACGACGGCACGTACCTGTCCGCGAACGGCAAAGCGGCCGATGGGCTGGGCCACGCCATGCTCGGCGGCACGGCCGGGCGTTTGAAGTCCATGATCGTGGAAGCGGGCATCGCACCGCGCTGCGTGGTGCAGGATTTGTCGCGCGTGGCGCGCTCCAGCAACTTCGCCATGAGCCTGGTTGACTTTGAAGAAGCCTATGACCTGGGAGTTTGCGCGCATATGCGCAGCTTCGACCCCACGTTTACCGGCAAGGTGGTGGGCATCTTGCGCGGCGCCACCGAAGACGGCGGCTACAACGCCGAGTTCTTCGCATGCGACGCAGCGCAGGTAGCAAACTACGTCAAGCGCTTCCCCACCGAGTGGATCCTGCCGAACTACCAGGGCATCACGCAGGAAGCCATGGACTACTTCCGCCCGCTTATCCAAGGCGAGCCGAAGCTCATCTGCGAAAACGGCATCCCCGTCACGCTGAAGCCGTTCAACCGGCGATAG
- a CDS encoding putative manganese transporter: MEDITHLVGHVLEHSIEDTLYLIPFLFVTYLAMEWLEHKAGDKAEEAVRRAGAAGPVVGAVVGIVPQCGFSAAAATLWAGRVITLGTLFAAFLSTSDEMLPIFLAEQVDPMTILKIMGVKLMIGMIMGFVVDAAVRLARRDREKLRIHELCERDHCHCNGECDACEQNPELAYDYQHDEEHEHHHEHGSILRSALKHTAQITVFIFLITLVLDGALEVVGEDAIGAFLGSNPVLSVFGSALVGLIPNCAASVVIAQLYVDGALGAGAMMAGLLVSAGVGLLVLFRTNRQVRQNLIVLAGLWATGVCWGLIITAFGITF, encoded by the coding sequence ATGGAAGACATCACGCATCTCGTCGGGCACGTCCTCGAGCACTCCATCGAGGACACGCTGTACCTTATCCCTTTTCTGTTCGTAACGTATTTGGCCATGGAATGGCTGGAGCACAAGGCGGGCGACAAGGCCGAAGAGGCCGTGCGTCGCGCCGGCGCGGCGGGCCCGGTGGTGGGCGCCGTGGTGGGCATCGTGCCGCAATGCGGCTTCTCGGCGGCGGCTGCAACGCTGTGGGCGGGCCGCGTCATCACGCTGGGCACGCTGTTCGCGGCGTTTCTGTCCACGTCCGACGAGATGTTGCCCATTTTCCTGGCCGAGCAAGTTGACCCCATGACCATTCTGAAGATCATGGGCGTGAAGCTGATGATCGGCATGATCATGGGCTTTGTGGTGGACGCCGCCGTGCGCTTGGCGCGACGAGATCGCGAGAAGCTGCGTATCCACGAGCTATGCGAGCGCGACCACTGCCACTGCAACGGCGAATGCGATGCCTGCGAGCAGAACCCCGAGCTTGCCTACGATTACCAGCACGACGAGGAGCACGAACACCATCACGAGCACGGCTCCATCCTGCGCAGCGCGTTGAAGCATACGGCGCAGATCACCGTGTTCATCTTCCTGATCACGCTTGTGCTCGACGGTGCGCTTGAAGTGGTCGGCGAAGATGCCATCGGGGCGTTTTTGGGCAGCAACCCGGTGCTGTCGGTGTTCGGCTCGGCGCTGGTGGGCCTTATCCCGAACTGTGCGGCCAGCGTGGTCATCGCGCAGCTGTACGTCGATGGCGCGCTGGGTGCCGGCGCCATGATGGCGGGCCTTCTGGTGTCGGCGGGCGTGGGCCTGCTTGTGCTGTTCCGCACGAACCGCCAGGTGCGCCAAAACCTTATCGTGCTGGCAGGCCTGTGGGCTACGGGCGTGTGCTGGGGCCTTATCATCACCGCCTTCGGCATCACGTTCTAG